CTATAAGAAGTTTCTTGAAGATAGATAAGTATGACAAAGGAGATGTAGAGTGTGAACAGTAAAGAAGTATTAAATGAAAATGTGCTTGAAGTTAAAGACCTAAGTATTTCCTTTGGAGGACTTAAAGCAGTACAAAATGTAAGTTTCAACCTAAAAAGAGGCGAGCTTCTAGGTCTTATTGGTCCAAATGGAGCAGGAAAAACCACTCTTTTTAATATGCTATCAGGAGTATATACTCCAACTAGCGGAGAGATTTTGTTAGATGGTGAAAAAATAAATGGTTTATCCCCTGACAATCTCTCAAAATTAGGAGTAGCCAGGACCTTTCAAAATATAAGATTATTTGATAACCTAACTGTGCTAGACAATGTAAAACTAGCCATGAACCAATATATGGAATATGGAGTATTGACAGGTATGCTTAGACTTCCAAAATATTGGAAAGAGGAAAATGAAGCTACAGAAAAAGCAAAAGAAATCCTAAGACTATTTGATCTTGAAAGATATTTTAGGGCCTTTGCAGGTAACTTGCCATATGGAGCCCAAAGGAAACTAGAGATAGCAAGGGCTATGGCAACTAGACCAAAACTATTGCTACTTGACGAACCTGCAGCAGGTATGAATGAATCTGAAACTCAGGATTTGATGGATTCTATAAAAATTATTAGAGAAAAAACTGGTGTTTCTATCCTACTTATAGAGCATGATATGAATTTGGTTTTAGGTATATCAGAAAGACTTGTCGTTTTAAACTATGGAGAAATTCTAGCATCTGGAGATCCTAGAGAAGTAATAGAAAACGAAGAAGTAGTAAAGGCCTATCTAGGTAGCTAGAGAGAGGATATTATGACTATATTAAGAATAGAAAATTTGAGTGTATTTTATGGAAATATCCAAGCTTTGAAGGGTATAAGCCTAAAAGTAGAAGAAGGTGAAGTAGTTTCCCTAATAGGGGCCAATGGTGCAGGAAAAACTACGACCTTGCAGACTATATCAGGACTACTAAAACCAAAAACTGGCGATATCTTTTTTAGGGAAAAATCCATTATAAAAGAAAAAACCTATCAGATAACAAGAGAAGGCATAGCCCAAGTTCCAGAGGGTAGGCGAGTTTTTAGTGGTCTATCAGTAGAAGACAACCTTTTGATGGGAGCTATCTCAGTTGATAGGAGTGATGAAGAAAATAAAAAAGAATTAGAAAAAATTTACAGCTTGTTTCCGGTTTTGAAAGAAAGAAAAAAACAAAAGGCAGGGACCTTATCTGGTGGAGAACAACAAATGCTAGCAATGGGTAGGGCACTTCTGACAAATCCAGATGTTCTCTTGCTAGATGAGCCATCTATGGGGCTTTCACCACTTTTTGTAGACAAGATATTTGATACAATTAGGATCTTAAAAGACCAGGGTAGGACCATACTTATGGTGGAACAAAATGCTAATTTAGCCTTAGATGTAGCAGATAGGGCCTATGTACTTGAGACAGGCAAGATTGTAAAAGAAGGTAAGGCAAATGATTTAAAATCAGATCCAGATGTAAAAGCTGCTTATTTAGGTATATAAAAAAAGCCTCTCTTTGCTGAAAATACCAGCAAGGAGGGCTTTTTTTAGTAGCAAATTTAGAAATCCTTAGCTAATTGATAAAGGGTTTTAACATGAACTCCTGTTGCACCCTTGCCATTTATGCCCTGTGGGGCAGATAGGTAGGCAGTACCAGCTATATCCAAGTGGACCCAAGGATAAGCTTCTACAAAGTTTTCAATAAATTGACCAGCTGTTATTGAACCAGCCATTGGCCCGCCAGAATTTTTCACATCTCCGTTTTCTGATTCATTATAAGTTTTGTAGAATGGATCATTTGGTAATAGCCAAATTTTCTCATCCATTTTTTTGCTTGCATCAAGAACTTTGGAAAAAGCTTTTTCGTCATTCGTAATTGATGCAGTATAGGTCTCACCAAGAGCACCAACAGCAGCTCCTGTCAATGTAGCAAGGTCTACTAATAGGCTTGGTTTATATTCTGTTGCAGCAAAGTTAACTGCATCAGCAAGTGTAATCCTGCCTTCTGCATCAGTATTATCTACATCGATTGTCATACCATTTCTAGCCTTTATTATATCACCTGGTTTGTATGATCTTCCAGAAATGAGGTTTTCACAAGCTGCTACTATAGCTACAACATTTACCTTAAGTTTATTTAGGGCTATAGCTCTCATGGCTCCTATCACACTAGCAGATCCACCCATGTCTGAGTGCATAGTTTTCATTCCATTTGATGTTTTTATAGAATAACCGCCTGCATCATAGGTTAGACCCTTGCCTACAAGGGCAATTGGCGCTTTTTTAGGATCTGCCTTTAGGTATTCCATAACAATAAACTTAGGGTCTTTGTCAGAGCCCTTTGCTACCTCATAAAAAGCACTTAGACCCATAGCGAGGATCTCATCTCTGTCATATACTTTTACATTTACTCCAAGATCTGATAGGTTTTCACAAGCTTTCTTTGCCAAGGTTTCTGGATATATATCATTTGATCTTAGGTTTACCAAATTTCTAGCCAAAAACTGACCATCTAGTACATTTCTTAGCTCATCTATATCTTCTTTGTATGAAGCAAATCTCTCATCAAAACTTACTTGAACAAAGTGGTTTTCTTTCTTCTCAGACTTATAATAATCAAAATCATAAGAAGAAACCAAAATGGCTTCTGCTAGACTAAGGACAAAAGTTTTATCATCCAAATTTGTAGGATTCTCTTTAATCGATAAACTTTCTATATCCTTATCTTTAGCAAATTTCCCTAAGCTACAAATAGCTTGTTTGAAAACTTCCTTATCAAACTTTTCTTCATCCCCAAGACCTAAAAGGATCTTGCCTTGAAAAGCAGAAATCTCAGCTTTTTCACCTTTGAAATATTCATCTTCAATTTCATTTTTAAAGGCAAATTTAACTAGGTTTTTATCATTTATACTATAATTAAATTCCATCTAATCCTCCTAATATTATCATACAATATAAAATATTATCTTCACATATTTATCCAGATTTTGATAAAGGGATATAATATCTATAAGGAGCTATTATGAAAAATCAAATCATTTTAGAAGATAAGACAAAAATATATTACGAAGAATATGGAAGTGGTGAAGACTTATTTCTCCTTCACGGTAATGATGGAGATATGACGTATTTTGAGTATCAGATAGGGTATTTGTCAAAATATTTTCACCTAATTTTGATAGACTTCAGAGATCACGGATTTTCAACTAATAATTCTAAAAACCTAACTTTTGAAATAATGGCTAATGACCTAAAGCAAGTTTTTGATTATCTAGGTATAAAGACAGCGTCAATATTAGGATTTTCTGATGGAGCCAATTTATGCCTGATTTTTTATAAACTCTATGGCGAGAGAATAAATAAAATGATCCTAAATGCGCCAAATGCAAGGTTTGATGGGATAACACTTTGGGGAAAAGTTTTGATAATTTGTGAGAATATATTTTGGAAAATATTACCATTTTTCAAGAGAAATAAAAGGGTTGCAAGACTTCTTTTGACTGATCTAAAAATTGATAAAGAAGATTTAAGAAAAATCGATAAACCAACATTAATTATAGTTGGATCTAATGATATAATTAGGTTAACTCATATAAGGGGAATAGCAGAAAATATTTCTAATTCAAAATTATACATTATAAAAAACCAAGGACACAAATTGGCTAGGAAAGCGCCAGATATTTTTAACAAACTTGTTTATGATTTTATGAAAGGAGCCTAGATGAAATTATTAAAAAAATATAAATATCTAATAAAAAAATTTATTATTTACTTTTTATTAGTGTGGACTATATATTATATAGGAAAAACAACTACTGGTCTTAGGACAAGCTTAATATTAGGCATACTTTTACTAATAAGCATGGCCTACTTATTTTATAAATCCAAATCTCATATTATAAAATTAAAAGAAAAGTATGGGGACTTAGCCCTTAGGTTAAGCAAAGAGGTTTTGCAAAAAATCAACTCCTTATTTATAGGTATATATGGACTTACATTTATACTTGGTGCAAATTTGACTGGCTACTTAAACTATTTTCCTTTTAATGAACTATCTTATATAAGCTTGGGCATTTTGAGGGGATATATAGAATATTTGATAGGTTTTACCTTTATCATATGTGCCAGGTTGTCTTTTGATAGGAATAAAAATTTCCCTAAAATCTTATATCCCCTACTAGGTCTTAGTGGCTTATATTTGATATTTGTAAATGAAAGTCTTTTTACCCTTTTCCCTTTAATTTTTATAGGGTTTTTAAGCTATAATACAAGAGATGTATTAGTTAGGGAGAGTTTTATTTATAGCAGTGAAGAGTCAGTCCTTGGACTAGGATTTGCTCTTTTTTCTACAAGTATCTACATTGAAAATGCATCAAATTATCAGATTTTCTCATTAGTGCCACCAGTCTATAAGATTGTATATTTTATAATCCTATTGGTATCACTCTTTGTTCTTTTTTATTTTGTTTTAAGATTTGTTAAGAAATCAGAAACGATGATGGAAAATCCAAACTTAGAAGAATATAGATTATTTTTAGAAAATAATAGTCCAACAGGATCTACAACTGCTGCCCTAGGTCTATTAAATGATAAGTATATTTATTATTATAAAAATAAAGAAGGAGAAAAACTCTTAGCATTTTTATATCAGATCGTTAATAACAAGATTATTGTGATGGGCGAGCCCATTGGCCAAAAAGAATATTTTGATGAGGGATTAAATGAGTTTTTGATAAAATGTGAGAAACTCTCCCTTAATCCTGTTTTTTATGAGGTAGGGGAAAAATTCACCCTTAGTCTCCATGATTATGGATTTGATTTTATAAAATATGGAGAAAATGCCTTTGTAGATTTGGACGAATTTAGCTTGGTGGGTAGAAAAAAATCTAGTCTTAGAAATATATTAAATAGGTTTGAGAAGGATGGATATAGGTTTGAAATATTAGACCCACCTTATGATGATGATTTATTAGAAAGGTTAAAAACTATATCTGATAAATGGCTTAAAAACAGAGAAGAAAAGGGATTTTCCATGGGTTTTTTTGATAAATATTATCTAAATAGTTCACGATTAGCTCTTGTATATGATAGGGATAATGAAGTCACAGCCTTTACAAACATTATGCCAAACTCTAATCCATCTACTGTCACAATAGATTTAATGCGCTATGATGTGGATATGAATGTAAACTCTATGATGGATTATCTGTTTTTAAATTTATTTATAAAAGCAAAGGAAGATGGATGCAAATTTTTTAATCTAGGTATGGCTCCTCTGGCGAATGTTGGAATATACAAGTCATCGTATTTATCAGAGAGAATTGCCTATATGGTTTACAAACACGCAGATAGCCTATATCCATTCAAAGGACTTAGAAACTACAAATCTAAATATGCAAGCCACTGGCTACCTGTTTATACAGCTTTTGCCAAAGGTAATATGATTCTGCCATCAATGATTTCTATACTCGCAGCTGACAAGGGACAGTTAATTGAGGAAAAAGACTATATTGATTATAAATAATGGTAAGATATATAAGGAAGAGTATTATCTTTAAGCTTTAATTAAAAATATATTTAAAGATAATGCTTACAAATTTTAATTTTTTAAGGAGGAAAAAATGAAAATATTATGTTATAAAAATTGTTCAACCTGCAAAGCAGTTTTGAAGACTATGGATGAGAAGAATATTAAATATGATTTAAGGGATATAAAGGATGAGAATCCTAGTAAAGAAGAAATTAAAAAGTGGCATGAAGCTAGCGACTACGATATCAAGAAATTTTTTAATACTTCTGGCAAGATTTATAGAGATAATAATCTTAAAGATAAATTACCAGAAATGGACCTTGATGCAAAATATGATTTACTATCAACAGACGGCATGCTTGTCAAAAGGCCAATACTAATAAAAGATGATGGAGAAATCCTAGTAGGACCAGACGTAAGAAAATATGTTGAAAGTTTATAAAAAATTGAAATTCTTATCACTTTGCTGTATTATATAAAAAAAGTGAGAGGTTAAGAATGAAAAAAACATTAAAAATTTCAGAAAATATACTAATCGGCTCCCTATTATTTGGCCTGTTTTTTGGGGCGGGTAACTTAATATTCCCATTAGAACTTGGCCAAAAATCTGGGGCCAATTTACTACCAGTTACTATAGGGTTTCTATTGTCGGCAGTAAGCTTACCAATCCTAGCTGTAGCTGCAACTGCAGCTAGTGATAGTGAAAGTCTATTTGATTTATCAAAAACTGCTGGAAAAAAATTTGCGTATTTCTTTACAACTTTATTATATTTGACGATAGGACCTGGCTTTGCCATACCTAGAACAGCAACTACTTCTTATGAAGTGGCCTTTGAAGGCTTCAAAAATTTACATAATAATTTAGCCTTGTTTTTATTTTCATTAGTATTTTTTGGCCTCGTCTTATTTTTTTCTATAAGAAAAGCTAGTTTAATTAATACTATCGGAAAATACATGACACCTATATTTTTGATACTTTTATCTATTCTTTTGATTTTATCAATTTTTAAACCAATGGGGGATATTGGTGTTGGTCAAGCTGATCCAAAGTATATGAGATTTCCGCTTGCCACAGGCTTTATAGATGGATATAACACCTTGGATGCTCCAGCTGGTTTGGCCTTTGCTATAATTATAATTTCTAATATAAAAGATTTGGGTGTAAGTGATAAAAAATATATGGCTAAAGAAACTTTAAAGTCAGGAATTGTATGCCTTATAGCAATGTCAATTATATATGCTGGTCTTGCCTTTATGGGCGCTGGATCAGTTAATATAATGGATGAATTTGCTAATGGAGCAGTTATTTTATCTGCAATATCTAACTATTACCTAGGATCGGTTGGCCATTTGTTATTAGGGCTTATTGTTTTTTTAGCATGTATAAAAACAGCAATTGGTCTAGTTTCGGCTTGTTCAGAGATGTTTGAAGAGATGTTTGATTTTAATATTTCTTATAAAGGATATTGTCTCATTTTCACAATTGTCTCATTTCTGATAGCTAATTTGGGCCTTGAGAAAATCATAGCTTTGTCATTGCCTGTACTCTTATTTATTTATCCTCTATCAATTGCATTGATTGTTTTGTCAATCCTATCAATTTTTATGGGAAAAAGAGAGATAGTATATAAGGTTAGTTTATTATTTACTGGTATTTTTGCATTTTTAGATTTTCTAAAAGCCCTACCAGAAATATTAAGATCAAATGTATTTGTAGAATCAATACTTGCTTTTTCTAAGAATTACTTACCAGGTTTTAAACTTGGTTTTGCTTGGGTATTGCCTGCAATTATAGGATTTTTTATAGGATTAATTATTGACAGAATTATATATAACAATTGATTATATTATTTGCCAAAGGTATAATAACACTTAAATATGAAGAGGTAAATATGAGTGATTTTATACTAAGTACATCGTCGACAGTCGATATAGATAAGAAACTTTTAGATAAAGAAGATATCAAATGGATAGCTTATAATTATCAAATTGATGATAAAGAATATAAAGAAGATTTTGGAAAAACTATATCTTTTAACAAATTTTATAAAAAAATGATAAATGGTTCTATAACAAGGACAAGTCAGATAAGTTATAAGTCTTATATGGAATATTTTGAGTCTTTTCTAAGAGAAGACCTAGATATTATCCACCTATGCTTATCATCTGGTATTTCTGGGGGCTATAACCAAGCTTTGATGGCAAAAAATGATTTAGAGGAAAAATATCCGGACAGAAAGATATATGTTATAGATTCTCTAACAGCTACATCTTGCCAATCTCTTTTGCTTTTAGCAATGAACGAACAAAAAAAGGCTGGGAAAACTATAGATCAAATTTATGACTGGTCAATAAAAAATAGACTACATACTCACGCCTGGTTTTTCACATCTGATCTTACATACTTGGTAAGGGGAGGTAGGCTATCAAAATTGGAAGGCTCTTTTGGCAACCTTCTCAATATATGTCCCTTGATAGAAGTTAATGCTGAGGGTAAACTTATTTTAAGGAAGAAAATTAGAACTAAGAAAAAAGCTGTAAAAAGTCTGCTTTCAAAAATAGAAGAATTGAGAGTGGAAGACCCATCTTACAGCAATGATATTTTGATTGTCCACACTCATAATATTGATGAGGCTAAAGAACTAAAAGTATTAATAAAAGAAACTTTTCCTGATTTTACAGGAGAGATTAAGATTTGTGAAATAGGAGCGACCATTGGTGCACATTTGGGGCCAGGTGCCTTAGGTGTATGCTTTTGGGGAAAAGAGAAAATTGTATAAAAGGATGCTGCTTCCGTCAGCAGCCTTTTTTTTGTGAGGAGATTTATGAGATTAAGACATAAGGCTAATGCCATACCAGAGATGAAAGAAAGTCAAAAGATTATTTTTGATCCAGAAGAATACAAGGGAAAATGGAGAGAATTATTTGGGAATGATAGAAAAATAGAATTAGAAATAGGAGCGGGCAAGGGAGAGTTTATCAGTCAAAAAGCCATAATAAATAAAGACATAAACTACTTAGCATTGGAAATGAACACAAATGCCTTTGTAGCAGCCTGTAGAAAAATATTAGAAAATGATCTTGAGAATGTGTATGGAATAGTAGGCAAGGCTGAAAATTTGTTAGATTATTTTGATGATGGTGAGATTTCAAAATTATATCTAAATTTTTCTACACCATGGCCCAAAAAACGTCACAATAAAAGAAGACTTTCTCATGAGAATTTTTTAAAACTATATGAAGTTATCTTAGAAAAAAGTTCTGAAATAGAATTAAAAACTGATAATGAAGATTTTTTTGAAGATTCTATTTTATATTTTGAGGAATTCGGATTAGAAATTTTAGAAATAAATAGGGACTTAGATGAAAGTGACTCAATAGTAAGTGAATATGAAGAAAAATTTAGGAATAAAAATATGCCTATTTATTTTTTAAGGGCAAAATTCAAATAGACTATCAATTAAATTGAAGTATAGTTTATTAAAATTAATATCTAAGGAGGTATAATGAAAAAAACCAAAAGACTTATTTTTTCGCTTTTTGGAGTGCTTATACTAGTATTTGCTTCTTACTTTTTTGGAATGAAGGCAAATTTATTTAACAAAGAGACTGTTACTAATTCAGATACGATAAAAAATCAAATATTATCGGTCAAAGAGCTTACAACACTAAAATATAAATATACTAATGTGGGAAGTTTTGAAAATCAAGCTGAATTTTATGGGGTAAAACTTCCATTTACACAGAAGAAATTTGTGATATCCTATGATGGAGAGCTAAATGCAGGTATAGATTTAGAAAATTGTAATGTTGAAATTGATAATAAAGAAAAAATTGTAAGTATAAATCTGCCAAAAGCGAAGATCTTAAACCACTTTATAGATGAAAATTCCCTAACAATATTTGATGAAAAAAATTCTATATTTAACCAACTTGAGATAAAAGATTTTTCTGATTTTAGAAAAGATGAGATGAAAAAGGTAGAAGAAAAGCTATTGTCTCAAGGATTTTTAGACCAAGCGAACCAAAAAACAAGGCAAGCTATAAGTGAAATCCTAAAAATAAATCCATTTTTAGAAGATTAT
This window of the Anaerococcus mediterraneensis genome carries:
- a CDS encoding DegV family protein, giving the protein MSDFILSTSSTVDIDKKLLDKEDIKWIAYNYQIDDKEYKEDFGKTISFNKFYKKMINGSITRTSQISYKSYMEYFESFLREDLDIIHLCLSSGISGGYNQALMAKNDLEEKYPDRKIYVIDSLTATSCQSLLLLAMNEQKKAGKTIDQIYDWSIKNRLHTHAWFFTSDLTYLVRGGRLSKLEGSFGNLLNICPLIEVNAEGKLILRKKIRTKKKAVKSLLSKIEELRVEDPSYSNDILIVHTHNIDEAKELKVLIKETFPDFTGEIKICEIGATIGAHLGPGALGVCFWGKEKIV
- a CDS encoding ABC transporter ATP-binding protein, giving the protein MLRIENLSVFYGNIQALKGISLKVEEGEVVSLIGANGAGKTTTLQTISGLLKPKTGDIFFREKSIIKEKTYQITREGIAQVPEGRRVFSGLSVEDNLLMGAISVDRSDEENKKELEKIYSLFPVLKERKKQKAGTLSGGEQQMLAMGRALLTNPDVLLLDEPSMGLSPLFVDKIFDTIRILKDQGRTILMVEQNANLALDVADRAYVLETGKIVKEGKANDLKSDPDVKAAYLGI
- a CDS encoding phosphatidylglycerol lysyltransferase domain-containing protein; its protein translation is MKLLKKYKYLIKKFIIYFLLVWTIYYIGKTTTGLRTSLILGILLLISMAYLFYKSKSHIIKLKEKYGDLALRLSKEVLQKINSLFIGIYGLTFILGANLTGYLNYFPFNELSYISLGILRGYIEYLIGFTFIICARLSFDRNKNFPKILYPLLGLSGLYLIFVNESLFTLFPLIFIGFLSYNTRDVLVRESFIYSSEESVLGLGFALFSTSIYIENASNYQIFSLVPPVYKIVYFIILLVSLFVLFYFVLRFVKKSETMMENPNLEEYRLFLENNSPTGSTTAALGLLNDKYIYYYKNKEGEKLLAFLYQIVNNKIIVMGEPIGQKEYFDEGLNEFLIKCEKLSLNPVFYEVGEKFTLSLHDYGFDFIKYGENAFVDLDEFSLVGRKKSSLRNILNRFEKDGYRFEILDPPYDDDLLERLKTISDKWLKNREEKGFSMGFFDKYYLNSSRLALVYDRDNEVTAFTNIMPNSNPSTVTIDLMRYDVDMNVNSMMDYLFLNLFIKAKEDGCKFFNLGMAPLANVGIYKSSYLSERIAYMVYKHADSLYPFKGLRNYKSKYASHWLPVYTAFAKGNMILPSMISILAADKGQLIEEKDYIDYK
- a CDS encoding DUF4230 domain-containing protein, with protein sequence MKKTKRLIFSLFGVLILVFASYFFGMKANLFNKETVTNSDTIKNQILSVKELTTLKYKYTNVGSFENQAEFYGVKLPFTQKKFVISYDGELNAGIDLENCNVEIDNKEKIVSINLPKAKILNHFIDENSLTIFDEKNSIFNQLEIKDFSDFRKDEMKKVEEKLLSQGFLDQANQKTRQAISEILKINPFLEDYKIEFK
- a CDS encoding Spx/MgsR family RNA polymerase-binding regulatory protein, whose protein sequence is MKILCYKNCSTCKAVLKTMDEKNIKYDLRDIKDENPSKEEIKKWHEASDYDIKKFFNTSGKIYRDNNLKDKLPEMDLDAKYDLLSTDGMLVKRPILIKDDGEILVGPDVRKYVESL
- the brnQ gene encoding branched-chain amino acid transport system II carrier protein gives rise to the protein MKKTLKISENILIGSLLFGLFFGAGNLIFPLELGQKSGANLLPVTIGFLLSAVSLPILAVAATAASDSESLFDLSKTAGKKFAYFFTTLLYLTIGPGFAIPRTATTSYEVAFEGFKNLHNNLALFLFSLVFFGLVLFFSIRKASLINTIGKYMTPIFLILLSILLILSIFKPMGDIGVGQADPKYMRFPLATGFIDGYNTLDAPAGLAFAIIIISNIKDLGVSDKKYMAKETLKSGIVCLIAMSIIYAGLAFMGAGSVNIMDEFANGAVILSAISNYYLGSVGHLLLGLIVFLACIKTAIGLVSACSEMFEEMFDFNISYKGYCLIFTIVSFLIANLGLEKIIALSLPVLLFIYPLSIALIVLSILSIFMGKREIVYKVSLLFTGIFAFLDFLKALPEILRSNVFVESILAFSKNYLPGFKLGFAWVLPAIIGFFIGLIIDRIIYNN
- a CDS encoding leucyl aminopeptidase, yielding MEFNYSINDKNLVKFAFKNEIEDEYFKGEKAEISAFQGKILLGLGDEEKFDKEVFKQAICSLGKFAKDKDIESLSIKENPTNLDDKTFVLSLAEAILVSSYDFDYYKSEKKENHFVQVSFDERFASYKEDIDELRNVLDGQFLARNLVNLRSNDIYPETLAKKACENLSDLGVNVKVYDRDEILAMGLSAFYEVAKGSDKDPKFIVMEYLKADPKKAPIALVGKGLTYDAGGYSIKTSNGMKTMHSDMGGSASVIGAMRAIALNKLKVNVVAIVAACENLISGRSYKPGDIIKARNGMTIDVDNTDAEGRITLADAVNFAATEYKPSLLVDLATLTGAAVGALGETYTASITNDEKAFSKVLDASKKMDEKIWLLPNDPFYKTYNESENGDVKNSGGPMAGSITAGQFIENFVEAYPWVHLDIAGTAYLSAPQGINGKGATGVHVKTLYQLAKDF
- a CDS encoding ABC transporter ATP-binding protein, encoding MNSKEVLNENVLEVKDLSISFGGLKAVQNVSFNLKRGELLGLIGPNGAGKTTLFNMLSGVYTPTSGEILLDGEKINGLSPDNLSKLGVARTFQNIRLFDNLTVLDNVKLAMNQYMEYGVLTGMLRLPKYWKEENEATEKAKEILRLFDLERYFRAFAGNLPYGAQRKLEIARAMATRPKLLLLDEPAAGMNESETQDLMDSIKIIREKTGVSILLIEHDMNLVLGISERLVVLNYGEILASGDPREVIENEEVVKAYLGS
- the trmB gene encoding tRNA (guanosine(46)-N7)-methyltransferase TrmB; this translates as MRLRHKANAIPEMKESQKIIFDPEEYKGKWRELFGNDRKIELEIGAGKGEFISQKAIINKDINYLALEMNTNAFVAACRKILENDLENVYGIVGKAENLLDYFDDGEISKLYLNFSTPWPKKRHNKRRLSHENFLKLYEVILEKSSEIELKTDNEDFFEDSILYFEEFGLEILEINRDLDESDSIVSEYEEKFRNKNMPIYFLRAKFK
- a CDS encoding alpha/beta fold hydrolase, with product MKNQIILEDKTKIYYEEYGSGEDLFLLHGNDGDMTYFEYQIGYLSKYFHLILIDFRDHGFSTNNSKNLTFEIMANDLKQVFDYLGIKTASILGFSDGANLCLIFYKLYGERINKMILNAPNARFDGITLWGKVLIICENIFWKILPFFKRNKRVARLLLTDLKIDKEDLRKIDKPTLIIVGSNDIIRLTHIRGIAENISNSKLYIIKNQGHKLARKAPDIFNKLVYDFMKGA